The proteins below are encoded in one region of Paralysiella testudinis:
- a CDS encoding DDE-type integrase/transposase/recombinase, which produces MSAVLTQRLVAVAGKVAQLGHGQKSGYLQQVAAELGMSRDKLYRELKKVSVAPARKRRADAGRSALTRTEAEYIGSLILETMRKNGKRMTTVEEAVNMLRANGLIEAERVDKQTGEVIQLSSSTVIRALRQYGLHPDQLLVPDPVNALQSLHPNHVWQIDASLCVLFYLPKGTEGKDDTGLRMMESDKFYKNKPKNLERIVLDRVWRYVVTDHTSGSLFVWYVFGGENSENLCETFIQAMQPKSNRAENPFCGVPKLVMLDPGSANTGHSFKYLCQQLGVHVQINKPGNPRSKGQVENGNNLVEIFFEAKLSLRRVNDITALQRWADYWMVYFNSHRKHSRHEMSRFSAWQKIRPEELILPPPADYCRELVLSRPETRKVQDNLTISFEGRNFDVSVIPALSPRESVVVAKNPWQPGAVRVQRFDENGRECWIAVPEVVVNQWGFHANAAIIGQEYKAHADTPAQTNKKALEMLAMGADTLEAAAKKRKQKALPFDGRINPFAHQEQALAANKVMYLTREGQQMDYNKMEVAEQVLSPTEAAKILKPQLEAAGGEWAGAMALIRKHWPQGIPACELDALLGQLVSRGKLKLVKGA; this is translated from the coding sequence ATGAGTGCGGTGCTGACACAAAGGCTGGTGGCGGTGGCAGGCAAGGTGGCGCAGCTGGGGCATGGTCAAAAAAGCGGCTATTTGCAGCAAGTGGCGGCAGAGTTGGGCATGTCGCGCGATAAGCTGTACCGCGAGCTTAAAAAAGTGAGTGTGGCACCGGCACGCAAGCGCCGTGCCGATGCGGGCCGCAGCGCACTGACCCGCACCGAAGCGGAATACATCGGCAGCCTGATTCTGGAAACCATGCGTAAAAACGGCAAGCGTATGACTACGGTGGAAGAGGCGGTAAATATGCTGCGTGCCAACGGCTTGATTGAGGCAGAACGAGTGGATAAGCAGACAGGGGAAGTGATTCAGTTGAGCAGCAGCACGGTGATTCGGGCGCTGCGCCAATATGGGCTGCATCCCGACCAATTGCTGGTGCCCGACCCGGTGAATGCGCTGCAAAGCCTGCACCCCAACCATGTATGGCAAATCGATGCCAGCCTGTGCGTGCTGTTTTACCTGCCCAAAGGCACGGAGGGGAAGGATGACACGGGTTTGCGGATGATGGAATCGGATAAGTTTTACAAAAACAAACCCAAAAACCTTGAGCGCATTGTGCTGGATAGGGTGTGGCGCTATGTGGTAACCGACCACACTTCAGGCAGCCTGTTTGTTTGGTATGTGTTTGGCGGCGAGAACTCTGAAAATTTGTGCGAGACCTTTATTCAGGCCATGCAGCCGAAAAGCAACCGTGCTGAAAACCCGTTTTGCGGGGTGCCTAAGCTGGTGATGCTCGACCCCGGAAGTGCCAATACCGGCCACAGTTTTAAGTATTTATGCCAACAGCTTGGAGTGCATGTGCAGATTAACAAACCGGGCAACCCGCGCAGCAAAGGCCAAGTGGAAAACGGCAATAATTTAGTGGAGATATTTTTTGAAGCCAAGTTAAGCCTGCGCCGGGTGAATGATATTACTGCACTGCAACGCTGGGCTGATTATTGGATGGTGTATTTCAACAGCCACCGCAAACACAGCCGCCATGAAATGTCGCGCTTTTCGGCCTGGCAGAAAATCCGCCCGGAAGAATTGATTTTGCCGCCGCCTGCCGATTACTGCCGCGAGCTGGTATTAAGCCGCCCGGAAACGCGCAAGGTGCAGGATAACTTGACCATCAGCTTTGAGGGTCGGAATTTTGATGTGAGTGTTATACCGGCTTTAAGCCCGCGCGAAAGTGTGGTGGTGGCTAAGAACCCTTGGCAGCCGGGTGCGGTGAGGGTGCAGCGCTTCGATGAAAACGGCAGGGAGTGCTGGATTGCGGTGCCGGAAGTGGTGGTTAACCAGTGGGGTTTCCATGCTAACGCCGCGATTATCGGGCAGGAATACAAGGCGCACGCCGACACCCCGGCGCAAACCAATAAAAAGGCACTGGAAATGCTGGCGATGGGCGCGGATACCTTGGAAGCGGCGGCCAAAAAGCGCAAACAGAAAGCCCTGCCGTTTGACGGGCGCATCAATCCTTTTGCCCATCAAGAGCAGGCGCTTGCCGCCAATAAGGTGATGTACCTCACCCGCGAAGGCCAGCAGATGGACTACAACAAAATGGAAGTGGCCGAGCAGGTGTTGAGCCCGACCGAGGCGGCCAAAATACTCAAGCCGCAGCTTGAAGCGGCCGGCGGCGAGTGGGCCGGTGCAATGGCCTTGATCCGAAAACACTGGCCGCAGGGTATCCCCGCCTGCGAGTTGGATGCCTTGTTGGGGCAGTTGGTGAGCAGGGGCAAATTGAAACTGGTAAAAGGAGCTTAG
- a CDS encoding IclR family transcriptional regulator: MAASTKGQRLLAVFKALEGHPIIGISNKTLSDGLDMSAAQVSRDLDDLIVAGLVQKLDNGHYAYSIKTLQIAERFRRQQEAMQNRLNEIGTRVDNGSFS; this comes from the coding sequence ATGGCGGCGAGCACTAAAGGCCAGCGGCTGCTGGCGGTATTTAAAGCACTGGAAGGCCACCCGATTATCGGTATCAGCAATAAGACACTTTCAGACGGCCTTGATATGTCGGCAGCCCAGGTTAGCCGTGATTTAGATGATTTGATTGTGGCAGGATTAGTGCAGAAGCTGGACAACGGCCACTACGCCTACAGCATCAAAACTTTACAGATTGCGGAGCGGTTCCGAAGGCAACAGGAAGCAATGCAAAACCGCTTAAATGAAATCGGCACCCGTGTGGATAACGGCAGCTTTAGTTGA
- a CDS encoding helix-turn-helix domain-containing protein, with translation MKKQQNHFLPLPYPQTIKSARKYFVDHGINRSAWAKYFGLERTAVEHLLRGQAKGRRGMAHLAAVKLGLKEAPDGGEH, from the coding sequence ATGAAAAAACAGCAAAATCACTTTTTGCCGCTGCCTTATCCGCAAACCATTAAATCAGCAAGGAAATATTTTGTAGACCACGGGATTAACCGCAGTGCATGGGCAAAGTATTTCGGTTTGGAGCGCACGGCGGTAGAACACCTATTGCGCGGGCAAGCCAAGGGGCGGCGCGGCATGGCGCACCTGGCTGCGGTGAAGCTGGGCTTAAAGGAGGCACCCGATGGCGGCGAGCACTAA
- a CDS encoding helix-turn-helix domain containing protein — protein MKFVDFLYRVKQELDFKYDKDVAAFLGLDEKAFSARKRRDSIPEKDLRAALARHPEIKADVDYILTGGRGFADKSTNSPMISTLQELTDEEEKLIAYFREATAKDKEMIMYIARRAEKKADPIEIGKVG, from the coding sequence ATGAAATTTGTAGATTTTTTATATAGAGTAAAACAAGAGCTTGATTTTAAATATGATAAAGATGTAGCCGCTTTCCTTGGGCTAGATGAAAAGGCATTTTCTGCGCGCAAAAGACGTGATTCAATTCCAGAAAAGGATTTACGTGCCGCATTGGCTCGGCATCCAGAAATCAAAGCAGATGTAGATTACATACTTACTGGGGGTAGAGGCTTTGCAGATAAATCTACAAATTCGCCTATGATATCTACTTTGCAGGAATTAACAGATGAAGAAGAAAAACTGATTGCTTATTTTCGTGAAGCTACTGCCAAAGACAAAGAAATGATTATGTATATTGCCCGTAGGGCAGAGAAAAAAGCCGACCCGATTGAGATTGGTAAAGTAGGTTGA
- the tcmP gene encoding three-Cys-motif partner protein TcmP, protein MEEENMGELVKAPDGSPAEIVGEWAKEKHDCLNRYIDISRGVRKKFVGEDGAGATYIDPFCGPGLCKIKNTNEYIDGGAVAAWKKV, encoded by the coding sequence ATGGAGGAAGAAAATATGGGGGAATTGGTTAAAGCACCTGATGGTTCGCCGGCAGAAATTGTTGGTGAGTGGGCAAAAGAAAAACACGATTGTCTCAATCGTTATATTGATATATCTCGGGGTGTCCGAAAAAAATTTGTAGGCGAGGACGGGGCGGGCGCAACTTATATCGATCCATTTTGTGGGCCGGGTCTTTGCAAAATCAAGAATACAAATGAGTATATTGATGGCGGCGCAGTAGCTGCTTGGAAAAAAGTGTAG
- the tcmP gene encoding three-Cys-motif partner protein TcmP, with translation MEKSVAGGAPFSQVLIGDLDKERLAAAEQRLRTLGAPVKIYQGSATETIKTIVNSLNAYALHFAFLDPYNLETLDFNIIETLSALKRIDMLVHISKMDLQRNGAKYISKEEHSSLDSFIPGWRQRIDVARGNQVQREQVFECWKDLIESTGVYSSSDVRLITGSKNQHLYWLLLAAKNDLALKFWKTAVDTGQGSLF, from the coding sequence TTGGAAAAAAGTGTAGCGGGTGGCGCTCCATTTTCTCAAGTGTTGATTGGAGACTTGGACAAAGAAAGATTGGCGGCGGCTGAGCAGCGTCTCCGGACACTGGGTGCACCCGTAAAAATTTATCAGGGTAGTGCAACGGAAACCATAAAAACAATTGTGAATAGTTTGAATGCTTATGCATTGCACTTTGCATTTCTTGATCCATACAATTTAGAAACGTTGGATTTTAATATTATTGAAACACTTTCTGCGCTAAAGCGCATAGATATGCTGGTTCATATCAGCAAAATGGACTTACAACGAAATGGGGCTAAATACATTAGCAAAGAAGAACACAGTTCCTTAGATTCATTTATTCCAGGATGGCGGCAGCGTATTGATGTAGCCAGAGGGAATCAAGTCCAGCGCGAGCAGGTATTTGAATGTTGGAAAGATTTGATAGAAAGTACAGGTGTTTATTCTTCTAGTGATGTCCGTTTAATAACAGGCTCCAAAAATCAGCATTTATATTGGCTGTTATTAGCGGCTAAAAATGACTTAGCTCTCAAGTTTTGGAAAACTGCGGTTGATACTGGGCAGGGGTCATTATTTTAA
- a CDS encoding TraR/DksA family transcriptional regulator, which translates to MDIADKAAQCEAALLNDALARQAAKQHGGQSYSYCEDCGAPIPPARQQAAPGCTRCILCQTYAEKGWP; encoded by the coding sequence ATGGACATAGCCGATAAAGCCGCCCAATGCGAAGCGGCACTGTTAAACGATGCACTGGCACGCCAAGCGGCCAAACAACACGGCGGCCAAAGCTACAGCTACTGCGAAGACTGCGGCGCGCCCATCCCACCCGCACGGCAGCAGGCCGCCCCCGGCTGCACCCGCTGCATCCTGTGCCAAACCTATGCCGAGAAAGGCTGGCCTTAA
- a CDS encoding phage protein Gp27 family protein, with the protein MAPRSSIDLLPDTVRHALERRLTDTGFGNYSELTEWLNEQGYQISRSAVHRYGQKVERRFASIKASTEAARLIAEGAADEGDTRSEALMAMLQTELFDALVQIGEMPSEELGAIDRFGMMAEGSRKISGLISASTRLKEYQAKVKAKVAAAAEDVAKQAKKAA; encoded by the coding sequence ATGGCACCGCGCAGCAGCATCGACCTACTGCCCGACACCGTGCGCCATGCCTTGGAGCGCAGGCTTACCGACACCGGCTTTGGCAACTACAGCGAGCTTACCGAATGGCTCAACGAGCAAGGCTACCAAATCAGCCGCAGCGCCGTACATCGTTATGGCCAAAAAGTAGAGCGCCGTTTTGCATCGATTAAAGCCAGCACCGAAGCCGCCCGCCTGATTGCCGAGGGCGCAGCAGATGAGGGCGACACCCGCAGCGAAGCCTTAATGGCCATGCTGCAAACCGAATTGTTTGATGCACTGGTGCAGATAGGTGAAATGCCGTCTGAAGAGCTGGGCGCGATAGACCGCTTCGGCATGATGGCCGAAGGCTCGCGCAAAATCAGCGGTTTAATCTCCGCCAGCACGCGCTTAAAAGAGTATCAGGCCAAAGTCAAAGCCAAGGTGGCCGCCGCTGCCGAAGATGTGGCCAAGCAGGCCAAAAAGGCGGCTTGA
- a CDS encoding terminase large subunit domain-containing protein, translating into MVCDQSPVKLCEKSRRIGLSWGEAADTALLAASSSGMDAWYIGYNKDMALEFIRDCANWAKFYNLAAGEITETEEVFVEGDDKQAILAFVIRFASGWRVTALSSRPSNLRGKQGRVIIDEAAFHDQLGELLKAAMALLMWGGQVHIISTHDSVDNPFNELITDVRAGKKPYSIHRIPFDEAVEQGLYRRICLRLGREWAPEGEAVWCKEIRDFYGEDASEELDCIPKNGGGRWLNRALIESRMSPYTPVIRYDQTDVFGLLPEPRRAAEVADWIADVLQPLLDGLDPARTSFVGEDFARSGDRTVLVPLLQQKTATQTAVCIGAGQYAVCPARANHEAPTARPAQSAWCSVGRPRQRPSTGRSHAGRIRGERSRSRDAV; encoded by the coding sequence ATGGTGTGCGATCAGTCGCCGGTAAAGCTGTGCGAAAAGTCGCGCCGTATCGGCTTAAGCTGGGGCGAAGCCGCCGACACCGCCTTACTGGCCGCATCCAGCAGCGGCATGGATGCCTGGTATATCGGCTACAACAAAGACATGGCGCTGGAATTTATCCGCGACTGCGCCAACTGGGCGAAGTTTTACAACCTCGCTGCGGGTGAAATCACCGAAACAGAGGAAGTGTTTGTTGAGGGCGATGACAAACAGGCCATTTTGGCCTTTGTTATCCGTTTTGCTTCCGGCTGGCGCGTCACCGCACTGTCCAGCCGCCCGTCCAACCTGCGCGGCAAACAAGGCCGCGTCATTATTGACGAAGCCGCCTTCCACGACCAACTTGGCGAATTACTTAAAGCAGCAATGGCACTGCTGATGTGGGGTGGCCAAGTGCACATCATCAGCACCCACGATAGCGTGGACAACCCGTTTAATGAGCTGATTACCGATGTGCGCGCCGGTAAAAAGCCTTACTCCATCCACCGCATCCCATTTGATGAAGCGGTGGAACAAGGCCTGTACCGCCGCATTTGCTTGCGCTTGGGGCGCGAGTGGGCGCCCGAAGGTGAGGCAGTATGGTGTAAAGAAATCCGTGATTTCTACGGCGAAGACGCCAGTGAAGAGCTGGACTGCATCCCCAAAAACGGCGGCGGGCGTTGGCTGAATCGGGCGCTGATTGAAAGCCGGATGAGCCCCTATACACCCGTTATTCGCTACGACCAAACCGATGTCTTCGGTTTGCTGCCCGAGCCGCGCCGTGCGGCTGAAGTAGCCGATTGGATTGCCGATGTATTGCAGCCGCTGCTTGACGGCCTCGACCCAGCACGCACCAGCTTTGTCGGCGAAGACTTTGCCCGCAGTGGCGACCGCACCGTGCTGGTGCCGCTATTGCAGCAAAAAACTGCAACTCAAACCGCCGTTTGTATTGGAGCTGGGCAATATGCCGTTTGCCCAGCAAGAGCAAATCATGAAGCACCTACTGCACGGCCTGCCCAATCTGCGTGGTGCAGCGTTGGACGCCCGCGGCAACGGCCAAGCACTGGCCGAAGCCATGCAGGACGCATTCGGGGTGAGCGTAGTAGAAGCCGTGATGCTGTCTGA
- a CDS encoding DUF935 domain-containing protein: protein MAKPHFKLKTIAGQVSITPADLSAHIAVARQFWGVGGFGGLLPNPDAVLKKLGRDISVYRDLLSDPIVAGHVRRRKSAVTSMAWRLDDADTPPAVAAALADFFAGVDIYRLINQILDATLYGYQPLELVWQRGSLWLPDVIAKPPQWFQFNAEGELCFTGDGRMDAEPVLPYKFLCPTHNASYTNPYGMGDLATVYWPTVFKRGGLKFWAEFAEKFGAPWIIAQEPRSNTDADTNRLLDALEQLIGNAVATIPNDSSVEIKEAAGKQGSADVYDRFIRYCRSEIAIALLGQDQTTEKDTNHASAKAGLEVTDDIRDNDCRIVEGCLNQLIEWICTLNFGENVARPAFVLYSEEVGDKTLAERDQILSQCGVQLSKSYWQRAYNLDDDDIVQVGAAAKATTSSHLASFAEPITAADAGIVVDNTVAEILASGSLNAQGQALTRSLINALQSGGADTDTVLDRLINAYPDMDDKALQDELARLIFLAGLVGRVEAAGELAT from the coding sequence GTGGCCAAGCCCCATTTCAAACTTAAAACCATCGCCGGGCAAGTCAGCATCACCCCCGCCGATTTATCCGCCCATATTGCCGTGGCACGCCAGTTTTGGGGCGTGGGCGGCTTTGGCGGCCTGCTGCCCAATCCCGATGCCGTGCTTAAGAAGCTAGGCCGCGACATCAGCGTATACCGCGATTTATTGAGCGACCCGATTGTGGCCGGCCATGTGCGCCGGCGTAAATCCGCCGTCACCAGCATGGCGTGGCGTTTAGACGATGCCGACACCCCGCCTGCCGTGGCCGCCGCGTTGGCAGATTTTTTTGCTGGGGTGGATATCTACCGCCTGATTAACCAGATATTGGACGCCACCCTATATGGCTACCAGCCGCTGGAATTGGTATGGCAGCGCGGCAGCCTGTGGCTGCCTGACGTGATTGCCAAGCCGCCGCAGTGGTTTCAATTCAATGCAGAGGGCGAATTGTGCTTTACCGGCGATGGCCGCATGGATGCCGAGCCGGTGTTGCCGTACAAATTCTTGTGCCCCACCCACAATGCCAGCTATACCAACCCCTACGGCATGGGCGATTTGGCCACCGTATACTGGCCTACCGTATTCAAACGCGGCGGCCTTAAATTCTGGGCAGAATTCGCGGAAAAATTCGGTGCGCCGTGGATTATCGCCCAAGAGCCGCGCAGCAACACCGATGCCGACACCAACCGCCTATTAGATGCATTAGAGCAGCTGATTGGTAATGCCGTGGCCACCATTCCCAACGATTCCAGCGTTGAAATCAAAGAAGCCGCAGGCAAACAGGGCAGTGCCGATGTGTACGACCGCTTTATCCGCTATTGCCGTAGCGAAATCGCCATTGCCCTGCTCGGGCAAGACCAAACCACCGAAAAAGACACCAACCACGCCAGCGCCAAGGCCGGGCTGGAAGTTACCGACGACATCCGCGACAACGATTGTCGTATCGTTGAAGGCTGCCTGAACCAGCTTATTGAATGGATTTGCACCCTTAATTTTGGTGAAAACGTGGCACGCCCGGCCTTTGTGCTCTACAGCGAAGAAGTGGGCGACAAAACCTTGGCCGAGCGCGACCAAATTTTAAGCCAATGCGGCGTGCAGCTATCCAAAAGCTACTGGCAGCGGGCCTATAACTTGGATGACGACGACATCGTGCAAGTGGGTGCGGCGGCAAAAGCGACGACGTCGTCACATTTGGCCAGCTTTGCCGAGCCGATTACCGCAGCCGATGCGGGCATCGTGGTGGATAACACCGTCGCCGAGATACTGGCTTCAGGCAGCCTGAACGCACAAGGCCAGGCACTCACCCGGTCCTTAATCAACGCCCTGCAAAGCGGCGGTGCCGATACCGACACCGTGCTCGACCGCCTGATTAACGCCTACCCCGATATGGACGACAAAGCACTACAAGATGAGCTGGCACGGCTGATATTTCTGGCCGGGCTGGTGGGGCGGGTTGAAGCCGCCGGAGAGCTGGCAACATGA
- a CDS encoding phage virion morphogenesis protein — MFEISLDEKDLKRGLGQLLKNATDNRPMMRGIATELIALTEDNFEDESWGGDTWKKSQRAADEGGKTLQRDGGLAGNISTKVGNSFARIGSNKPYAAIHHLGGQTKAHKIRPKKKKGWPSAALCVNPSTTPAATSPHAPTYPSEAMANSSTAPKKPSSTSPSNP; from the coding sequence ATGTTTGAAATCAGCTTAGACGAAAAAGACCTCAAACGCGGGCTTGGCCAACTACTCAAAAACGCCACCGACAACCGCCCCATGATGCGCGGTATTGCTACAGAGCTTATTGCCCTCACCGAAGACAACTTCGAAGACGAGAGCTGGGGTGGCGACACATGGAAGAAAAGCCAACGCGCAGCCGATGAAGGCGGCAAAACCCTGCAAAGAGACGGCGGCCTTGCGGGCAACATCAGCACCAAAGTCGGCAACAGCTTCGCCCGCATCGGCAGCAACAAGCCCTATGCCGCCATCCACCACCTTGGCGGCCAAACCAAAGCCCATAAAATCCGCCCCAAAAAGAAAAAGGGCTGGCCTTCGGCGGCATTGTGCGTAAATCCGTCAACCACCCCGGCAGCAACATCCCCGCACGCCCCTACCTACCCATCAGAGGCGATGGCAAACTCCAGCACGGCGCCGAAGAAGCCATCCTCGACATCGCCCTCAAATCCCTAG
- a CDS encoding ABC transporter ATP-binding protein, translated as MYRTHPCLFILKGFNIARKVDQVLDMVQLLPMRERKPAQLSGGQQQRVALARALVFEPEVVLMDEPLGALDKQLRERMQLDIRDLHKRLGLTIVFVTHDQQEALTMSDRIAVFNKGKIEQIGTPREIYDHPATRFVAEFIGETNLLEGQVESVADNHAVVALPEGGRLKVAKGTPLQAGQAVLVSIRPGRIALAAKHTGADNTLSTRVVDSVYLGDHLRIQLDEQAHHFIVHLGRNTDEWTPNTDVTANFDAADCWTMTL; from the coding sequence ATTTATCGCACCCACCCCTGCTTATTTATCTTAAAGGGTTTCAACATCGCCCGTAAAGTAGACCAAGTATTGGATATGGTGCAATTGCTGCCCATGCGCGAACGTAAACCCGCGCAATTATCCGGCGGCCAGCAACAACGGGTGGCACTGGCGCGGGCGCTGGTGTTCGAGCCGGAAGTGGTGCTGATGGACGAGCCGCTGGGTGCACTGGACAAACAATTGCGCGAACGCATGCAGCTGGATATCCGTGATCTGCATAAACGCTTGGGGCTCACCATCGTGTTTGTCACCCATGATCAGCAAGAAGCACTCACCATGTCCGACCGCATTGCGGTGTTCAACAAAGGCAAAATCGAGCAAATCGGCACCCCGCGCGAAATTTACGACCATCCGGCCACCCGCTTTGTGGCTGAATTTATCGGTGAAACCAATTTGCTCGAAGGGCAGGTGGAATCCGTGGCCGACAACCATGCCGTGGTTGCCCTGCCAGAAGGCGGGCGATTGAAAGTGGCCAAAGGCACGCCGTTGCAAGCCGGGCAAGCGGTACTGGTTTCCATCCGCCCCGGACGCATCGCGTTGGCGGCCAAGCACACCGGTGCCGACAATACCCTCAGCACCCGCGTGGTCGACAGCGTGTATCTGGGCGACCATTTGCGCATTCAGCTGGATGAGCAGGCACACCATTTTATTGTCCACTTAGGACGCAATACCGATGAATGGACACCCAACACCGATGTGACGGCCAATTTTGACGCCGCCGATTGCTGGACGATGACATTATGA
- a CDS encoding ABC transporter permease, whose protein sequence is MSNLATKKRRAYLLLMPLILFLLVFFLWPLWVMMKQAVSDNAVAVVLQQTATVMPQWNGTSAPTPEMKTALIADLKAAKDQQEIGNMVRKLNSEQAGYRTLMTKTLVQIRDNPNPPDLESIDARWSDPRYWQAINKLMSPVTDRFLLAAVDMERNPEGKMVAMAAGSSANRDIMLRTFWIAALVTLFCAAIGYPYAMLLASTSGWVKNLLFAAVLLPLWTSLLVRTAAWFILLQDRGLINDLLMTLGLTHSPIPLIFNRSGVVVAMTHVLLPFMVLPIYSVLQAIPRNLMPAASSLGAPPWRAFLKVLLPLSLRGILSGMLLVFMTAIGYYITPALIGGAGDQMISSIIAYYAMGAANWGMAGALGMVLLVACLILYGVYARLTTEKTGSA, encoded by the coding sequence ATGAGCAACCTAGCCACTAAAAAACGGCGCGCCTATTTATTGCTGATGCCGCTCATCCTGTTTTTGCTGGTGTTTTTCCTGTGGCCATTGTGGGTGATGATGAAGCAGGCTGTGTCCGACAATGCCGTGGCGGTGGTGTTGCAACAAACCGCCACTGTAATGCCGCAATGGAACGGCACATCCGCTCCCACACCCGAGATGAAAACCGCATTGATTGCCGACTTAAAAGCCGCCAAAGACCAGCAGGAAATCGGCAATATGGTGCGCAAGCTCAACAGCGAGCAGGCCGGCTACCGCACCCTGATGACCAAAACCTTAGTGCAAATCCGCGACAATCCGAATCCGCCTGACTTGGAAAGCATTGATGCACGCTGGTCGGATCCGCGCTATTGGCAGGCCATCAACAAGCTGATGTCGCCGGTAACCGACCGTTTCTTGCTGGCAGCGGTAGACATGGAGCGCAATCCGGAAGGCAAAATGGTGGCCATGGCCGCAGGCTCTTCCGCCAACCGCGACATCATGCTGCGCACGTTTTGGATTGCCGCTTTGGTAACCCTGTTTTGCGCCGCCATCGGCTATCCGTATGCCATGCTGCTGGCCTCCACTTCCGGCTGGGTCAAAAATCTGCTGTTTGCGGCGGTATTGCTGCCGTTGTGGACTTCGCTGCTGGTGCGCACCGCCGCGTGGTTTATCCTGCTGCAAGACCGCGGCCTGATTAACGACTTACTGATGACATTGGGCCTCACCCACAGCCCGATTCCGCTGATTTTTAACCGCAGCGGCGTGGTGGTGGCGATGACCCATGTATTGCTGCCGTTTATGGTGTTGCCAATTTACAGCGTGTTACAAGCCATTCCGCGCAATCTGATGCCGGCTGCTTCTTCGCTGGGCGCACCACCGTGGCGGGCATTTTTGAAAGTATTGCTGCCATTAAGCCTGCGCGGCATCTTGTCAGGCATGTTGTTGGTGTTTATGACGGCGATTGGCTATTACATCACCCCCGCGCTGATTGGCGGTGCGGGCGACCAAATGATCAGCTCGATTATTGCCTATTACGCCATGGGCGCGGCCAACTGGGGCATGGCCGGTGCATTGGGCATGGTGTTGCTGGTGGCCTGTCTTATTCTGTATGGCGTGTATGCACGCCTGACCACTGAAAAAACCGGGAGTGCATGA
- a CDS encoding ABC transporter permease, whose protein sequence is MMLARLIKIGFGTLAVLFLVAPLFAILPLAFTSSVFLTYPIPDWSTRWFQELATADAWRRSIINSLMIGGGTTLLATILGTMAALGLRQQGMRFAAPLRTLFILPMVVPAVVLGVGMQLLFAQLGLANTYLGVIVAHSIVAIPLVFITVSGAVAGLDKRVELAAESLGASPFTVLRKITLPLAAPGIVSGAVLAFATSLDEVVLTLFVAGPNQRTLARQMFSTIRENISPAIAAAALIFIVGTIVLGVVTTLLRRRMKKAVV, encoded by the coding sequence ATGATGTTGGCACGCTTAATCAAAATCGGCTTTGGCACGCTGGCGGTGCTGTTTCTGGTGGCACCTCTGTTTGCCATTTTGCCGCTGGCCTTTACTTCCAGCGTGTTCCTCACCTATCCGATTCCCGACTGGTCGACACGCTGGTTTCAGGAGCTGGCCACCGCCGATGCTTGGCGGCGCTCCATTATCAACAGCCTGATGATCGGTGGCGGCACCACGCTATTGGCCACCATATTGGGCACCATGGCGGCGTTGGGGCTGCGCCAGCAAGGCATGCGCTTTGCCGCGCCTTTGCGCACCTTGTTTATCTTGCCCATGGTGGTGCCTGCCGTGGTGCTGGGGGTGGGCATGCAATTGCTGTTTGCTCAGCTTGGGCTGGCCAATACCTATCTGGGCGTGATTGTGGCACACAGCATCGTGGCCATTCCCTTGGTGTTCATCACCGTGAGCGGCGCCGTGGCCGGTTTGGACAAACGGGTTGAGCTGGCCGCCGAAAGTTTGGGCGCCAGCCCCTTCACCGTGTTACGCAAGATTACCTTGCCACTGGCCGCACCGGGCATTGTTTCCGGCGCCGTGCTGGCGTTTGCTACTTCGCTTGATGAAGTGGTGCTCACGCTGTTTGTGGCCGGCCCCAATCAACGCACCCTGGCGCGGCAAATGTTTTCCACCATCCGCGAAAACATCAGCCCGGCCATTGCCGCAGCGGCGCTGATTTTTATTGTCGGCACCATCGTGCTCGGCGTGGTCACCACGCTGTTGCGCCGCCGCATGAAAAAAGCCGTTGTGTAA